A portion of the Rhinopithecus roxellana isolate Shanxi Qingling chromosome 19, ASM756505v1, whole genome shotgun sequence genome contains these proteins:
- the ALOX15 gene encoding arachidonate 15-lipoxygenase produces the protein MGLYRIRVSTGASFHAGSKNQVQLWLVGQHGEAALGKRLWPTRGKETEIKVEVPEYLGPLLFVKLRKRHLLQDDAWFCSWISVQGPGAGDEVRFPCYRWVEGDGVLSLPEGTGRTVGDDPQGLFQKHREEELEERRKLYRWGNWKDGLILSVAGTKLSDLPVDERFLEDKRVDFEVSLAKGLADLAIKDSLNVLTCWKDLDDFNRIFWCGQSKLAERVRDSWKEDALFGYQFLNGANPMVLRRSVHLPARLVFPPGMEELQAQLEKELKGGTLFEADFSLLDGIKANVILCSQQYLAAPLVMLKLQPDGKLLPMVIQLQLPSTGSPPPPLFLPTDPPMVWLLAKCWVRSSDFQLHELQSHLLRGHLMAEVIAVATMRCLPSIHPIFKLIIPHLRYTLEINVRARTGLVSDMGVFDQVVSTGGGGHVELLKRAGGFLTYSSFCPPDDLADRGLLGVKSSFYAQDALRLWEIIFRYVEGIVSLHYKTDVAVKDDPELQTWCREITEIGLQGGQDRGFPVSLQSRDQVCHFVTMCIFTCTGQHSSVHLGQLDWYAWVPNAPCTMRLPPPTTKDATLETVMATLPNFHQASLQMSITWQLGRRQPIMVAVGQHEEEYFSGPEPKAVLKKFREELAALDKEIENRNAKLDMPYEYLRPSLVENSVAI, from the exons ATGGGTCTCTACCGCATCCGCGTGTCCACGGGGGCCTCGTTCCATGCGGGTTCCAAGAACCAGGTGCAGCTGTGGCTGGTCGGCCAGCACGGGGAGGCGGCGCTCGGGAAGCGACTGTGGCCCACACGGGGCAAG GAGACAGAAATCAAGGTGGAAGTACCGGAGTACCTGGGGCCGCTGCTGTTTGTGAAACTGCGCAAACGGCACCTCCTTCAGGACGACGCCTGGTTCTGCAGCTGGATCTCCGTGCAGGGCCCCGGAGCCGGGGACGAGGTCAGGTTCCCTTGTTACCGCTGGGTGGAGGGCGACGGCGTCCTGAGCCTGCCCGAAGGCACTG GCCGCACTGTGGGCGATGACCCTCAGGGCCTGTTCCAGAAACACCGGGAAGAGGAgctggaagagagaaggaagctgTACCG GTGGGGAAACTGGAAGGATGGGTTAATTCTGAGTGTGGCTGGGACGAAACTAAGTGACCTCCCTGTGGATGAGCGATTTCTGGAAGACAAGAGAGTTGACTTTGAGGTTTCGCTGGCCAAGGG GCTGGCCGACCTTGCTATCAAAGACTCTTTAAATGTTTTGACTTGCTGGAAGGATCTGGATGACTTCAACCGGATTTTCTGGTGTGGCCAGAGCAAGCTGGCAG AGCGCGTGCGGGACTCCTGGAAGGAAGATGCCTTATTTGGGTACCAGTTTCTTAATGGCGCCAACCCCATGGTGCTGAGGCGCTCTGTTCACCTTCCTGCCCGCCTCGTGTTTCCTCCAGGCATGGAGGAACTGCAGGCCCAGTTGGAGAAGGAGCTAAAG GGAGGCACACTGTTTGAAGCTGACTTCTCTCTGCTGGATGGGATCAAGGCCAACGTCATTCTCTGTAGCCAGCAGTACCTGGCTGCCCCTCTGGTCATGCTGAAACTGCAGCCTGATGGGAAACTCCTGCCCATGGTCATCCAG CTCCAACTGCCCAGCACAGGATCCCCACCACCTCCCCTTTTCTTGCCCACGGATCCTCCAATGGTCTGGCTTCTGGCCAAATGCTGGGTGCGCAGCTCTGACTTCCAGCTCCATGAGCTGCAGTCTCATCTTCTGAGGGGACACTTGATGGCTGAGGTCATTGCTGTGGCCACCATGAGGTGCCTGCCGTCCATACATCCTATCTTCAAG CTTATCATTCCTCACCTGCGATACACCCTGGAAATTAACGTCCGGGCCAGGACTGGGCTGGTCTCTGACATGGGAGTTTTTGACCAG GTGGTGAGCACTGGTGGGGGAGGCCACGTGGAGCTGCTCAAGCGAGCTGGAGGCTTTCTAACCTATAGCTCCTTCTGTCCCCCTGATGACTTGGCTGACCGGGGGCTCCTGGGAGTGAAGTCTTCCTTCTATGCCCAAGATGCACTGCGGCTCTGGGAAATCATCTTTCG ATATGTGGAAGGAATTGTGAGTCTCCACTATAAGACAGATGTGGCTGTGAAAGATGACCCAGAGCTGCAGACCTGGTGTCGAGAGATCACTGAAATCGGGCTGCAAGGGGGCCAGGACCGAG GGTTTCCTGTCTCTTTACAGTCTCGGGATCAAGTTTGCCACTTTGTCACCATGTGCATCTTCACCTGCACTGGCCAACACTCCTCTGTGCACCTGGGCCAG CTGGACTGGTACGCTTGGGTCCCTAATGCACCCTGCACGATGCGGCTGCCCCCACCGACCACCAAGGATGCAACACTGGAGACAGTGATGGCAACACTGCCCAACTTCCATCAGGCTTCTCTCCAGATGTCCATCACTTGGCAGCTGGGCAGACGCCAGCCCATTATG gtggCTGTGGGCCAGCATGAGGAGGAGTATTTTTCGGGCCCTGAGCCTAAGGCTGTGCTGAAGAAGTTCAGGGAGGAGCTGGCTGCCCTGGATAAGGAAATCGAGAACCGGAATGCAAAGCTGGACATGCCGTATGAGTATCTGCGGCCCAGCCtggtggaaaacagtgtggccatCTGA